One window from the genome of Palaemon carinicauda isolate YSFRI2023 chromosome 24, ASM3689809v2, whole genome shotgun sequence encodes:
- the LOC137618050 gene encoding uncharacterized protein isoform X3, with protein sequence MPLLTRLKSPPRASSKSRSTDGMKRWFRHIQEAQEAYTARDGRNRRAHTQTPLPDPDDQPTSSTDALRDGDDGGDIDGGDTADGSNDASLEGKSKGQDQTKCEESSSSLTPTAGQPSSPADSLSKKTAEVGGASGSSSGPGGPSPSAGRSPASGRRLQEVQIIQIVEGPTLIQPSEVKVSQGVVLSAEPVLTPIEHLRRKDLKIRQALEEKQHIIADILNIPHEHFENVVDMAGEPTVGNKEPKELVLAALFQAKCLQETLNEALNIGEGDIIAARASNDGANKTSNLPLYQAPMTKLMSISTSLHHQLTSLLNLISERDDERERMRKELVASKEQLRLLHMRQNSNTPTTTTTTTTGVTQPVATSPHTSRPSSFVSVASSTADHSDTPDHHDTDEESRSEMPKVNSLHQRDCEESKEETVPETFEDAVSGGEQTEGTSRDCEGSVLEQGCIEGTGSRETDGSNEVTTT encoded by the exons ATGCCCTTACTAACGCGACTCAAATCCCCGCCACGGGCATCCAGTAAGAGCAGGTCAACTGATGGAATGAAGAG ATGGTTCCGGCATATCCAGGAGGCACAGGAAGCATACACAGCGCGAGATGGAAGAAATCGCAGGGCACACACGCAGACGCCACTTCCAGACCCTGATGACCAACCTACATCGTCAACTGATGCCCTTAGAGA TGGTGATGATGGCGGAGATATTGATGGGGGAGACACAGCAGATGGTTCAAATGATGCGTCACTGGAGGGTAAATCCAAGGGTCAGGATCAAACAAAATGTGAGGAGTCATCATCGTCCTTGACCCCCACAGCAGGACAGCCATCTTCTCCCGCAGATTCTTTATCCAAGAAAACTG CAGAGGTGGGCGGGGCGAGTGGCAGCAGTAGTGGCCCGGGTGGCCCTTCTCCCTCGGCGGGCCGTAGTCCGGCCTCAGGCCGCCGCTTGCAAGAGGTCCAGATCATCCAGATCGTGGAGGGCCCGACGCTCATCCAACCCTCGGAGGTGAAGGTCTCACAGGGAGTGGTCCTCTCTGCCGAGCCTGTTCTCACTCCTATAG AGCATTTAAGGCGAAAGGATTTAAAAATCCGCCAGGCATTAGAAGAAAAACAACACATTATTGCAGACATTTTAAACATTCCGCACGAACATTTTGAAAATGTGGTGGACATGGCAGGTGAACCCACTGTGGGGAATAAAGAGCCTAAAGAGTTGGTATTGGCTGCCCTGTTCCAAGCCAAATGTTTACAAGAGACATTAAATGAGGCTCTCAATATTGGTGAAGGAGATATAATTGCTGCTCGGGCCAGTAATGATGGTGCCAACAAAACTTCAAACTTACCATTGTATCAGGCACCAATGACCAAGCTTATGAGCATCTCAACATCGTTGCATCATCAACTTACATCACTACTA AATCTTATCTCCGAACGAGATGATGAGCGAGAACGTATGCGTAAGGAGTTAGTGGCCTCGAAAGAGCAGCTACGTCTGTTGCACATGCGTCAAAACTCTAATACGCCAACAACCACCACAACTACAACAACAGGTGTAACTCAGCCTGTTGCTACTTCACCTCATACCTCTCGACCAAGTTCTTTTGTATCAGTAGCATCGTCTACAGCAGACCATTCTGATACCCCTGATCATCATGACACTGATGAAG AGAGTCGAAGCGAGATGCCCAAAGTTAACAGCCTTCACCAAAGGGATTGTGAAGAGTCCAAGGAGGAAACAGTTCCAGAG ACATTTGAAGATGCTGTAAGTGGAGGAGAACAGACAGAAGGTACTTCAAGAGACTGCGAAGGTTCTGTTTTGGAGCAGGGATGTATCGAAGGTACTGGTAGCAGAGAGACTGATGGTAGTAATGAAGTTACTACCACCTGA
- the LOC137618050 gene encoding uncharacterized protein isoform X2 → MFRELRRKSLQLEKGALEKFRSERRGSLSDKSEKNSSSVSGSKDHHHHHYHHSHQHDKEGRRGSLVSRWFRHIQEAQEAYTARDGRNRRAHTQTPLPDPDDQPTSSTDALRDGDDGGDIDGGDTADGSNDASLEGKSKGQDQTKCEESSSSLTPTAGQPSSPADSLSKKTAEVGGASGSSSGPGGPSPSAGRSPASGRRLQEVQIIQIVEGPTLIQPSEVKVSQGVVLSAEPVLTPIEHLRRKDLKIRQALEEKQHIIADILNIPHEHFENVVDMAGEPTVGNKEPKELVLAALFQAKCLQETLNEALNIGEGDIIAARASNDGANKTSNLPLYQAPMTKLMSISTSLHHQLTSLLNLISERDDERERMRKELVASKEQLRLLHMRQNSNTPTTTTTTTTGVTQPVATSPHTSRPSSFVSVASSTADHSDTPDHHDTDEESRSEMPKVNSLHQRDCEESKEETVPETFEDAVSGGEQTEGTSRDCEGSVLEQGCIEGTGSRETDGSNEVTTT, encoded by the exons ATGTTTCGGGAACTCCGTCGGAAGTCTCTGCAGTTAGAGAAGGGTGCTCTGGAAAAATTCCGGTCGGAGCGACGTGGTTCGCTCTCAGATAAGAGCGAGAAAAATTCGTCATCTGTAAGCGGTAGTAAAGATCACCACCATCATCACTACCACCATTCCCATCAGCATGACAAGGAGGGGAGGCGTGGCTCCTTGGTCAGCAG ATGGTTCCGGCATATCCAGGAGGCACAGGAAGCATACACAGCGCGAGATGGAAGAAATCGCAGGGCACACACGCAGACGCCACTTCCAGACCCTGATGACCAACCTACATCGTCAACTGATGCCCTTAGAGA TGGTGATGATGGCGGAGATATTGATGGGGGAGACACAGCAGATGGTTCAAATGATGCGTCACTGGAGGGTAAATCCAAGGGTCAGGATCAAACAAAATGTGAGGAGTCATCATCGTCCTTGACCCCCACAGCAGGACAGCCATCTTCTCCCGCAGATTCTTTATCCAAGAAAACTG CAGAGGTGGGCGGGGCGAGTGGCAGCAGTAGTGGCCCGGGTGGCCCTTCTCCCTCGGCGGGCCGTAGTCCGGCCTCAGGCCGCCGCTTGCAAGAGGTCCAGATCATCCAGATCGTGGAGGGCCCGACGCTCATCCAACCCTCGGAGGTGAAGGTCTCACAGGGAGTGGTCCTCTCTGCCGAGCCTGTTCTCACTCCTATAG AGCATTTAAGGCGAAAGGATTTAAAAATCCGCCAGGCATTAGAAGAAAAACAACACATTATTGCAGACATTTTAAACATTCCGCACGAACATTTTGAAAATGTGGTGGACATGGCAGGTGAACCCACTGTGGGGAATAAAGAGCCTAAAGAGTTGGTATTGGCTGCCCTGTTCCAAGCCAAATGTTTACAAGAGACATTAAATGAGGCTCTCAATATTGGTGAAGGAGATATAATTGCTGCTCGGGCCAGTAATGATGGTGCCAACAAAACTTCAAACTTACCATTGTATCAGGCACCAATGACCAAGCTTATGAGCATCTCAACATCGTTGCATCATCAACTTACATCACTACTA AATCTTATCTCCGAACGAGATGATGAGCGAGAACGTATGCGTAAGGAGTTAGTGGCCTCGAAAGAGCAGCTACGTCTGTTGCACATGCGTCAAAACTCTAATACGCCAACAACCACCACAACTACAACAACAGGTGTAACTCAGCCTGTTGCTACTTCACCTCATACCTCTCGACCAAGTTCTTTTGTATCAGTAGCATCGTCTACAGCAGACCATTCTGATACCCCTGATCATCATGACACTGATGAAG AGAGTCGAAGCGAGATGCCCAAAGTTAACAGCCTTCACCAAAGGGATTGTGAAGAGTCCAAGGAGGAAACAGTTCCAGAG ACATTTGAAGATGCTGTAAGTGGAGGAGAACAGACAGAAGGTACTTCAAGAGACTGCGAAGGTTCTGTTTTGGAGCAGGGATGTATCGAAGGTACTGGTAGCAGAGAGACTGATGGTAGTAATGAAGTTACTACCACCTGA
- the LOC137618050 gene encoding uncharacterized protein isoform X4, which produces MFPVSNFSRWFRHIQEAQEAYTARDGRNRRAHTQTPLPDPDDQPTSSTDALRDGDDGGDIDGGDTADGSNDASLEGKSKGQDQTKCEESSSSLTPTAGQPSSPADSLSKKTAEVGGASGSSSGPGGPSPSAGRSPASGRRLQEVQIIQIVEGPTLIQPSEVKVSQGVVLSAEPVLTPIEHLRRKDLKIRQALEEKQHIIADILNIPHEHFENVVDMAGEPTVGNKEPKELVLAALFQAKCLQETLNEALNIGEGDIIAARASNDGANKTSNLPLYQAPMTKLMSISTSLHHQLTSLLNLISERDDERERMRKELVASKEQLRLLHMRQNSNTPTTTTTTTTGVTQPVATSPHTSRPSSFVSVASSTADHSDTPDHHDTDEESRSEMPKVNSLHQRDCEESKEETVPETFEDAVSGGEQTEGTSRDCEGSVLEQGCIEGTGSRETDGSNEVTTT; this is translated from the exons ATGGTTCCGGCATATCCAGGAGGCACAGGAAGCATACACAGCGCGAGATGGAAGAAATCGCAGGGCACACACGCAGACGCCACTTCCAGACCCTGATGACCAACCTACATCGTCAACTGATGCCCTTAGAGA TGGTGATGATGGCGGAGATATTGATGGGGGAGACACAGCAGATGGTTCAAATGATGCGTCACTGGAGGGTAAATCCAAGGGTCAGGATCAAACAAAATGTGAGGAGTCATCATCGTCCTTGACCCCCACAGCAGGACAGCCATCTTCTCCCGCAGATTCTTTATCCAAGAAAACTG CAGAGGTGGGCGGGGCGAGTGGCAGCAGTAGTGGCCCGGGTGGCCCTTCTCCCTCGGCGGGCCGTAGTCCGGCCTCAGGCCGCCGCTTGCAAGAGGTCCAGATCATCCAGATCGTGGAGGGCCCGACGCTCATCCAACCCTCGGAGGTGAAGGTCTCACAGGGAGTGGTCCTCTCTGCCGAGCCTGTTCTCACTCCTATAG AGCATTTAAGGCGAAAGGATTTAAAAATCCGCCAGGCATTAGAAGAAAAACAACACATTATTGCAGACATTTTAAACATTCCGCACGAACATTTTGAAAATGTGGTGGACATGGCAGGTGAACCCACTGTGGGGAATAAAGAGCCTAAAGAGTTGGTATTGGCTGCCCTGTTCCAAGCCAAATGTTTACAAGAGACATTAAATGAGGCTCTCAATATTGGTGAAGGAGATATAATTGCTGCTCGGGCCAGTAATGATGGTGCCAACAAAACTTCAAACTTACCATTGTATCAGGCACCAATGACCAAGCTTATGAGCATCTCAACATCGTTGCATCATCAACTTACATCACTACTA AATCTTATCTCCGAACGAGATGATGAGCGAGAACGTATGCGTAAGGAGTTAGTGGCCTCGAAAGAGCAGCTACGTCTGTTGCACATGCGTCAAAACTCTAATACGCCAACAACCACCACAACTACAACAACAGGTGTAACTCAGCCTGTTGCTACTTCACCTCATACCTCTCGACCAAGTTCTTTTGTATCAGTAGCATCGTCTACAGCAGACCATTCTGATACCCCTGATCATCATGACACTGATGAAG AGAGTCGAAGCGAGATGCCCAAAGTTAACAGCCTTCACCAAAGGGATTGTGAAGAGTCCAAGGAGGAAACAGTTCCAGAG ACATTTGAAGATGCTGTAAGTGGAGGAGAACAGACAGAAGGTACTTCAAGAGACTGCGAAGGTTCTGTTTTGGAGCAGGGATGTATCGAAGGTACTGGTAGCAGAGAGACTGATGGTAGTAATGAAGTTACTACCACCTGA